From one Trifolium pratense cultivar HEN17-A07 linkage group LG1, ARS_RC_1.1, whole genome shotgun sequence genomic stretch:
- the LOC123903059 gene encoding inorganic phosphate transporter 1-4-like: MANEQIQVLNKLDVAKTQCYHFTAIIIAGMGFFTDAYDLFCVSLVTKLLGRIYYHVNGAENPGTLPPNVAGAVNGIAFVGTLFGQLYFGWLGDKLGRKKVYGLTLALMVLCSLCSGLSCGTGPKAVMTTLCFFRFWLGFGIGGDYPLSATIMSEYSNKKTRGAFIAAVFAMQGFGILAGGAFAMLVSTAFKSKFDAPAYMVDPLGSTVPEADYVWRIIVMFGAIPAAMTYYLRSKMPETARYTALVEKNIEKAAADMSKVLNTDIKAEPTIVVDPIQEKNQFGLLSKEFMSRHGLHLLGTTSTWFLLDVAFYSQNLFQKDIFSDVGWIPAAKTMNALEEVFRIARAQTLIALGSTVPGYWFTVAFIDRIGRFTIQLMGFFFMTLFMFTLAIPYDYWTLKENRNGFIVLYSLTFFFANFGPNATTFVVAAEIFPARFRSTCHGISSASGKLGAMVGAFGFLYLAQNQDPSKADAGYPAGIGVRNSLLLLGAINILGFCFTFLVPETKGKSLEEISGEEIDEIVDTTSHQSNNSGRLMSYP; this comes from the coding sequence ATGGCCAATGAGCAAATCCAAGTGCTAAATAAACTTGATGTAGCAAAAACACAATGTTACCATTTCACAGCAATTATCATAGCTGGTATGGGATTCTTCACCGATGCCTACGATCTATTCTGCGTATCACTTGTCACAAAGCTACTCGGTCGCATATACTACCATGTCAATGGAGCTGAAAACCCAGGGACATTACCACCAAATGTTGCAGGAGCGGTTAACGGCATTGCTTTTGTTGGAACACTTTTCGGACAACTTTACTTCGGATGGCTCGGAGACAAATTAGGCCGTAAAAAAGTCTATGGCTTGACATTAGCCCTTATGGTTTTATGTTCCTTATGTTCAGGTCTTTCTTGTGGAACTGGACCAAAAGCTGTGATGACAactctttgtttttttagattttgGCTTGGTTTTGGTATTGGTGGTGATTATCCACTTTCTGCTACTATTATGTCAGAATACTCAAATAAAAAGACACGTGGCGCATTTATAGCTGCAGTTTTTGCTATGCAGGGTTTTGGAATTTTAGCAGGTGGTGCATTTGCTATGTTAGTTTCAACTGCatttaaatcaaaatttgatGCACCAGCTTACATGGTTGATCCATTAGGTTCAACGGTTCCTGAAGCCGATTATGTTTGGAGGATAATCGTAATGTTTGGAGCAATTCCAGCTGcaatgacttattatttaagatCTAAGATGCCTGAAACTGCACGCTACACCGCACTTGTTGAGAAGAATATTGAAAAAGCTGCAGCAGATATGTCTAAGGTTTTGAACACAGATATTAAAGCTGAACCTACAATAGTTGTTGATCCTATTCAAGAGAAGAATCAATTTGGACTTCTTTCGAAAGAGTTTATGTCTCGTCATGGTTTGCATTTACTCGGAACAACATCCACATGGTTTTTGCTTGATGTCGCATTTTATAGTCAAAATCTTTTCCAGAAAGATATCTTCAGTGATGTTGGTTGGATTCCAGCTGCAAAGACGATGAATGCACTCGAAGAGGTTTTTAGAATTGCGAGAGCACAAACTCTTATTGCATTAGGCAGTACAGTTCCTGGTTACTGGTTCACGGTTGCATTCATAGATAGAATTGGAAGGTTCACTATTCAGTTAATGGGATTCTTTTTCATGACACTTTTTATGTTCACTCTTGCTATTCCTTATGATTACTGGACACTTAAAGAAAACAGAAACGGGTTTATTGTGCTCTATTCCTTAACTTTCTTCTTTGCGAATTTCGGGCCTAATGCTACCACATTTGTTGTGGCAGCCGAGATTTTCCCAGCTAGGTTTAGATCAACTTGTCACGGAATATCGTCTGCATCAGGGAAATTAGGAGCGATGGTTGGCGCATTCGGGTTTTTATATTTGGCACAGAATCAGGACCCGAGTAAAGCCGATGCAGGCTACCCTGCAGGTATTGGTGTGAGAAACTCATTGCTTTTGTTAGGTGCGATTAACATTTTGGGATTCTGCTTTACTTTCTTAGTTCCTGAGACAAAAGGAAAATCTCTTGAAGAAATATCAGGTGAGGAAATTGACGAAATTGTTGATACTACCAGTCATCAAAGCAACAATAGTGGCAGATTGATGTCATATCCTTAG